In a genomic window of Salegentibacter salegens:
- a CDS encoding formate--tetrahydrofolate ligase has protein sequence MTTIPLTDLEIAQKIELKPITEIAQKLGLDSEEIEMYGKYKAKLPLNRIDKEKGKNANLILVSAISPTPAGEGKTTVSIGLSEALNRLGKKTTVVLREPSLGPVFGLKGGATGGGFSQVLPMEDINLHFTGDFSAIEKAHNLLAALTDNNIQSKINNLGLDPRTISLKRVMDVNDRSLRNIVIGLGGTGAGIPRESGFDITAASEIMAIMCLAENLDDLKGRLGNIFIGYTFGKKPIFARDLNAEGAMATLLKDALKPNLVQTIEGNPAIIHLGPFANIAQGTNSVIATRMGMSLSDYTVTEAGFGFDLGAEKFLDIKCQSAGLSPKVVVMTTTIRALKYHGGADLKTLTIPNVDALIKGLPNLEKHLENAKLYNITPVIAINKFYSDSDEEIQVIFDLARKLNVKIALSDGWAKGGEGALDLAAKVIEAIEENKSDFKPLYRWEQDVVTKIETIAKKIYGAERVEFSPKARKNLKTIMDLGLEELPVCIAKTQKSLSDNPLLLGKPTGFTLNVREIEIAAGAGFLIPITGDIMRMPGLPAHPASENITVDLEGNISGLV, from the coding sequence ATGACCACTATACCACTTACCGACCTTGAAATTGCCCAAAAGATCGAGTTAAAACCTATTACTGAAATTGCCCAAAAATTAGGACTAGATTCTGAAGAAATTGAAATGTACGGAAAGTACAAAGCCAAGCTTCCGCTAAACAGAATTGATAAAGAAAAGGGAAAGAATGCCAACCTGATCCTGGTTTCGGCTATTTCCCCAACGCCGGCCGGAGAAGGGAAGACAACCGTTTCTATTGGCCTTTCAGAAGCCTTAAACCGACTCGGAAAGAAAACTACGGTAGTTTTGCGGGAACCCTCTTTAGGTCCTGTATTTGGACTAAAAGGAGGTGCTACGGGAGGAGGGTTTTCTCAAGTGCTTCCTATGGAAGATATCAATCTTCATTTTACAGGAGATTTTTCAGCAATTGAAAAAGCCCACAATTTGCTTGCTGCCCTGACAGATAACAATATTCAGTCAAAAATAAATAACCTGGGTCTTGACCCTCGCACTATTTCTCTTAAAAGAGTGATGGATGTAAACGACCGTTCCCTGCGAAATATCGTAATAGGTCTTGGGGGAACCGGTGCGGGAATTCCGCGGGAAAGTGGTTTTGATATTACCGCGGCTTCAGAAATTATGGCTATTATGTGCCTTGCCGAAAACCTGGACGACCTAAAAGGACGTTTAGGGAATATTTTTATTGGTTATACCTTCGGGAAAAAGCCAATTTTTGCCCGCGATCTTAATGCCGAAGGCGCTATGGCCACTTTACTTAAGGATGCGCTCAAGCCAAACCTTGTACAAACTATAGAAGGAAATCCTGCAATTATTCATTTAGGCCCATTTGCAAATATTGCCCAGGGAACAAATTCAGTAATCGCTACTCGAATGGGAATGAGCCTTTCAGATTATACCGTGACCGAAGCGGGTTTTGGTTTTGATCTTGGTGCAGAAAAATTCCTCGATATCAAATGCCAGAGTGCAGGGCTTAGCCCTAAGGTAGTGGTAATGACTACCACTATTAGAGCCCTAAAGTATCACGGGGGAGCAGACTTGAAAACGCTTACAATTCCTAATGTAGATGCTTTAATTAAAGGGCTTCCCAACCTTGAAAAACATCTTGAAAACGCAAAATTATATAATATTACCCCGGTTATTGCCATCAATAAATTTTACAGCGATAGCGATGAGGAGATACAGGTTATATTTGATCTTGCGAGAAAATTAAATGTAAAAATAGCCCTTTCTGATGGTTGGGCTAAAGGAGGAGAAGGAGCTCTTGATCTTGCTGCAAAAGTAATTGAAGCTATTGAAGAGAATAAGTCTGATTTTAAACCACTTTACCGGTGGGAGCAGGATGTGGTTACTAAAATTGAAACTATTGCAAAAAAGATATATGGTGCCGAAAGGGTAGAATTTTCTCCTAAAGCCAGGAAAAACCTTAAAACCATTATGGACCTGGGCCTGGAAGAGTTGCCGGTTTGTATTGCCAAGACTCAAAAATCCCTGTCAGATAACCCATTACTTTTAGGGAAACCTACAGGCTTCACGCTAAACGTTAGGGAAATTGAAATAGCTGCGGGTGCGGGATTTCTTATTCCCATAACCGGAGATATAATGCGAATGCCCGGATTACCGGCGCATCCTGCTTCAGAAAATATAACAGTAGATTTGGAAGGAAATATTTCGGGGCTGGTTTAA
- a CDS encoding YceI family protein — MKQVFSFLFVAFLSTSIFAQTTWKADPAHTQVSFDIVHLGIAEIEGQFGEFEGSIIASEDDFSDAQYEMEIDVASINTGVDRRDGHLKSADFFDVENHPKMSFKSTSSEKNGDNKYKISGDLTLHGITKPVTLEVWHRGTVENPQSKDLTSGFAITGTIKRSDFNLGASFPEPMLSDEVNIEVDGEFIKQ, encoded by the coding sequence ATGAAACAAGTATTTTCTTTTTTGTTTGTTGCTTTTCTAAGTACAAGCATTTTCGCACAAACCACCTGGAAAGCCGATCCTGCTCATACCCAGGTTTCTTTTGACATTGTACATCTTGGAATTGCTGAGATAGAAGGCCAATTTGGAGAATTTGAAGGCAGTATTATAGCATCTGAAGACGATTTTAGTGACGCCCAGTACGAAATGGAAATAGATGTAGCTTCTATTAATACCGGAGTAGACCGGAGGGATGGCCACCTTAAAAGTGCCGATTTCTTTGATGTTGAAAACCATCCAAAAATGAGTTTTAAAAGTACTTCTTCTGAAAAAAATGGAGATAATAAATATAAAATTTCTGGAGATCTTACTTTGCACGGAATTACAAAACCGGTCACTTTAGAAGTTTGGCATCGTGGAACGGTAGAAAACCCACAAAGTAAAGATTTGACTTCCGGATTTGCAATTACGGGAACCATAAAACGATCTGATTTTAACTTAGGTGCCAGTTTCCCTGAACCAATGCTTAGTGATGAGGTGAACATTGAAGTGGACGGAGAATTCATTAAACAGTAA
- a CDS encoding DsbA family oxidoreductase, translating into MRVKIWSDVRCPFCYIGKKKFEAALAKFPQEDQVEIEWKSYQLDPNLKTDPNLSTLEYFVKAKGVSEAQAREMFSGATNMAAEVGLKFNLETSVTANSFMAHRLIQLAKSKGLGNEIEEALFKAHFEEAKNIDDSEVLQKIGTLIGIKTEEVKNTLQSDAFAYEVKQDEMEARNIGVRGVPFFVIDDKYAISGAQPAEAFLQTLEKAWKEFKPKKSQLEVSDGDSCATDGNCD; encoded by the coding sequence ATGAGAGTTAAAATATGGTCAGATGTAAGATGTCCGTTTTGTTATATAGGAAAGAAAAAATTTGAAGCTGCCCTGGCAAAATTTCCGCAGGAAGATCAAGTGGAAATAGAATGGAAAAGTTATCAACTAGATCCAAATTTAAAGACTGATCCTAATCTTAGTACCCTGGAGTATTTCGTGAAAGCAAAAGGTGTAAGCGAAGCTCAGGCAAGAGAAATGTTTAGCGGGGCAACCAATATGGCTGCCGAAGTTGGACTTAAGTTTAACCTGGAAACTTCAGTGACCGCAAACTCTTTTATGGCACACAGGCTTATTCAATTGGCTAAATCAAAAGGTCTGGGAAATGAAATTGAAGAAGCACTGTTTAAAGCACATTTTGAAGAAGCAAAGAATATAGATGATTCTGAGGTTTTACAGAAAATCGGTACCTTGATAGGGATAAAAACCGAAGAAGTGAAAAATACGCTGCAGTCTGATGCTTTTGCTTACGAAGTGAAACAGGATGAAATGGAAGCGCGAAATATTGGAGTTAGAGGTGTGCCATTTTTTGTGATAGATGATAAATATGCTATTTCAGGAGCGCAGCCTGCAGAAGCCTTTTTGCAAACCCTGGAAAAGGCGTGGAAAGAATTTAAACCGAAGAAAAGTCAGTTGGAGGTTTCTGACGGAGATTCCTGTGCTACTGATGGGAATTGTGATTAA
- a CDS encoding phosphatase PAP2 family protein, with protein MIFQTSALQNNEPEYVIKKMFLIIFCSIFLLSTDNTYSQFFEKEDSFIEKSGDASVILLPVSAFATSLILKDKTGSWQFTKGFLLNLAVTGAGKYLINKERPLQGGGYAFPSGHTSVAFQGASFFHRRYGFKYSIPAYILAGFTGYSRLNAKRHDGWDVLAGAAIGIGSTFFFTTPYENKQMEVTFSSGDNAYLVGFRYTF; from the coding sequence ATGATTTTTCAAACTTCTGCCTTACAAAACAATGAGCCTGAATATGTAATTAAGAAAATGTTTTTAATCATTTTCTGTAGTATTTTTTTATTATCCACAGATAATACTTACAGTCAGTTTTTTGAAAAGGAAGATTCATTTATAGAGAAATCAGGAGATGCTTCGGTTATTTTACTTCCGGTTTCAGCCTTTGCTACTTCGCTAATTTTAAAAGACAAAACCGGGTCCTGGCAGTTTACAAAAGGTTTTCTGCTTAATTTGGCAGTAACCGGTGCTGGTAAATATTTAATCAATAAAGAAAGACCGCTTCAAGGTGGCGGTTATGCTTTTCCTTCGGGACATACTTCGGTAGCATTTCAGGGTGCTTCATTTTTTCATCGTAGATACGGTTTTAAATATAGTATACCTGCCTATATTCTTGCTGGTTTTACTGGCTATAGTAGATTAAATGCTAAACGGCACGATGGCTGGGATGTGCTGGCAGGAGCAGCCATAGGAATAGGAAGTACTTTCTTTTTTACCACTCCTTATGAGAATAAACAAATGGAAGTAACATTTTCCAGTGGCGATAATGCTTACCTGGTAGGATTTCGATACACGTTTTAA
- a CDS encoding IS256 family transposase produces the protein MTQEEIKELKEKALKQFLSGESLTGKNGAFAPMLREFMEEALEAEMSSHLSDEEKGSKAGNKRNGKGKKTLKSSQGDVTINTPQDRNSTFEPEIVAKRQRILADNLEKQIIGMYGMGNSLRDISAHIEEMYDSKISTHVLSDITDRVIPKVKEWQDRPLEPVYCILWLDAMHFKVREEGKVKHKALYNILGINKAGRKEVLGMYISESEGANFWLQVLTQLNNRGLKDILIACTDNLTGFSEAIHSVYPKTDIQLCIVHQIRNSMKYVASKDQKDFMKDLKLVYKADTKDQAESALLDLEEKWGKRYPIVIRSWNDNWDRLSAYFEYTAPIRKLIYTTNAVEAFHRQVRKVTKTKGAFTNDMALLKLVYLATRRIEKKWNAPLQNWGLVVQQLAIKFEGRLELDLATNETKN, from the coding sequence ATGACACAAGAAGAGATTAAGGAATTAAAGGAAAAAGCATTAAAACAATTTTTATCAGGAGAATCCCTAACCGGCAAAAACGGCGCTTTTGCTCCAATGCTTAGGGAGTTTATGGAAGAGGCCCTGGAAGCAGAAATGTCTTCGCACCTTTCCGATGAAGAAAAAGGCTCAAAAGCAGGTAATAAGCGTAATGGCAAAGGCAAAAAGACCCTAAAGAGCAGCCAAGGGGACGTCACCATTAACACGCCCCAGGATCGTAACAGTACCTTTGAGCCGGAGATCGTAGCGAAACGCCAGCGTATCCTGGCCGATAATTTAGAAAAGCAGATTATAGGCATGTACGGGATGGGCAATAGCCTGCGGGATATCTCAGCTCATATAGAGGAAATGTATGATTCCAAGATATCCACACACGTTCTAAGTGATATTACGGACCGGGTGATTCCCAAGGTTAAGGAATGGCAGGATCGCCCCTTGGAGCCGGTATATTGCATCCTATGGCTCGACGCGATGCACTTCAAGGTACGCGAAGAAGGCAAAGTAAAGCACAAGGCCTTGTATAATATTTTAGGAATAAATAAAGCTGGAAGAAAGGAAGTGCTGGGTATGTATATCTCGGAAAGTGAAGGGGCCAATTTTTGGCTTCAGGTGCTGACCCAATTAAACAACCGTGGCTTAAAAGATATTCTGATTGCCTGTACGGATAATCTTACGGGCTTTAGTGAAGCCATTCATTCTGTTTATCCCAAGACTGATATTCAGCTATGTATTGTCCACCAGATCCGCAATAGTATGAAGTATGTGGCCAGTAAGGATCAAAAAGATTTTATGAAAGACCTTAAACTGGTGTACAAGGCTGACACCAAAGACCAGGCTGAATCGGCTTTACTGGATCTGGAAGAAAAATGGGGCAAAAGATATCCCATAGTGATCCGTTCCTGGAATGATAACTGGGACCGATTGAGTGCTTATTTTGAATATACCGCACCCATTAGAAAACTCATATACACCACAAATGCCGTAGAGGCTTTTCACCGGCAGGTAAGAAAAGTAACCAAGACCAAAGGCGCTTTTACCAATGATATGGCACTATTGAAGCTGGTTTACCTAGCTACCAGAAGAATTGAAAAGAAATGGAACGCCCCACTGCAGAACTGGGGTTTGGTAGTTCAACAATTAGCTATTAAATTTGAAGGTCGGCTAGAGTTGGACTTAGCCACCAATGAAACGAAAAACTAA
- a CDS encoding SGNH/GDSL hydrolase family protein, translated as MKKVISISVLMLFSILIFAQKTETRELMEQDWANLKNYKAENEKILESQNYPDVVFMGNSITEGWVNSQPQFFKNNNYAGRGISGQTTPQMLIRFMPDVIDLKPKAVVILAGTNDIAGNTGFSSVEMITDNIQAMAQLAHANNIKVILASILPVYDYPWRPGLEPVEKIAEINSWIKKYTENHSHTYLDLFNALKDEKEGLPKQYSEDGVHPNLAGYKVMVPLTKKAIESNLKQ; from the coding sequence ATGAAAAAAGTAATTTCAATTTCTGTGTTAATGCTTTTTAGCATCCTAATCTTTGCACAAAAAACAGAAACTCGTGAACTTATGGAACAGGATTGGGCCAATCTCAAAAATTATAAAGCAGAAAACGAAAAAATACTTGAATCCCAAAATTATCCCGATGTGGTTTTTATGGGAAATTCAATTACCGAAGGCTGGGTAAATTCACAACCGCAATTCTTCAAAAACAATAACTACGCTGGGCGGGGAATTAGCGGGCAAACCACACCGCAAATGCTTATTCGGTTTATGCCAGATGTTATAGACTTAAAACCAAAAGCAGTGGTAATTCTTGCAGGTACCAACGATATTGCCGGAAATACCGGATTTTCTTCCGTAGAAATGATTACCGATAACATTCAAGCTATGGCTCAACTTGCCCATGCAAACAATATAAAGGTAATCCTGGCCTCCATCCTACCTGTTTATGATTATCCCTGGCGACCCGGCTTAGAACCTGTTGAAAAAATAGCCGAGATAAATTCCTGGATAAAAAAATATACCGAAAATCATTCGCACACCTATCTCGATCTTTTCAACGCCTTAAAAGATGAAAAAGAAGGATTGCCAAAGCAATATTCTGAAGATGGGGTGCACCCAAACCTCGCAGGCTATAAAGTGATGGTGCCACTTACCAAAAAAGCTATAGAAAGCAACCTAAAGCAGTAA
- a CDS encoding M28 family metallopeptidase encodes MKKMLLVAITAGVVSCGTQKNVENANPMEYAETITASELRNNLTTFASDEYEGRNTGEPGQKKAAEFIVNEYKEMGIEAPEGYSNYYQEIPTEFFNGKLKASENVLGYIKGSEKPEEILVITSHYDHVGVDDEGNIFNGADDGGSGPMGILEVAEAFKEAQKDGYTPKRSILFIHLTGEEKGLLGSKYYVENPVFPLANTVANLNMDMIGRIDKEHEGNDNYIYLIGSDKLSTDLHELSENVNSEYMNMDLDYTYNDENDPNRFYYRSDHYNFAKNNIPVIFYFNGVHPDYHKPTDTAEKIEYEALKKRAQLVFLTAWEIANRDERLVVDKAEE; translated from the coding sequence ATGAAAAAAATGCTTTTAGTAGCCATCACTGCAGGAGTTGTAAGTTGTGGCACTCAAAAAAATGTTGAAAACGCTAATCCGATGGAGTATGCTGAAACCATTACTGCATCTGAATTAAGGAATAATCTTACCACTTTTGCCAGTGACGAATACGAAGGACGAAACACCGGTGAACCTGGACAGAAAAAAGCAGCTGAATTTATTGTAAATGAATATAAGGAAATGGGTATTGAGGCTCCTGAAGGATATTCAAATTATTACCAGGAAATCCCTACTGAATTTTTCAACGGGAAACTTAAGGCTTCAGAAAATGTATTGGGTTATATAAAAGGAAGCGAAAAACCTGAAGAAATTTTGGTAATCACCTCTCATTACGATCACGTAGGTGTTGATGATGAAGGAAACATTTTTAATGGAGCCGATGACGGTGGTTCAGGCCCAATGGGCATCCTGGAAGTTGCTGAAGCTTTTAAAGAAGCTCAAAAAGATGGCTATACTCCTAAAAGATCAATTCTTTTTATCCATTTAACCGGTGAAGAAAAAGGACTTTTAGGTTCTAAATATTATGTTGAAAACCCCGTATTTCCTTTAGCTAATACCGTTGCTAACCTTAATATGGATATGATTGGCCGTATAGATAAAGAACACGAAGGAAATGATAACTATATTTACCTTATTGGTAGCGACAAATTAAGTACCGATCTTCACGAACTTAGTGAAAATGTGAATTCAGAATATATGAATATGGACCTGGATTATACCTACAACGATGAAAATGATCCTAACCGTTTTTATTACCGAAGTGACCATTACAACTTCGCGAAAAACAATATCCCGGTAATTTTTTACTTTAACGGAGTTCACCCAGATTATCACAAACCGACTGATACAGCAGAGAAAATTGAATATGAAGCTCTTAAGAAAAGAGCACAATTGGTATTCTTAACTGCCTGGGAAATCGCTAATCGCGATGAAAGATTGGTAGTAGATAAAGCTGAAGAATAA
- a CDS encoding fasciclin domain-containing protein translates to MKTIKFTKLAVLAFLAFGLFSCSDDDDGGDVITPTNTIADFVAENDDYSSLAAALEVTGLDVTLDGSANYTVFAPNNAAFNSFLSTNGFSSLEEVPVDILTEILLNHVQEGEITSGALSTGYIESMATGMASDSPLSLYINTADGVRINGVSSVTTADVQVDNGVIHAVDAVIGLPDVTTFATADPNFDILVQALTREESFNFVETLMATEDPAPFTVFAPTNDAFVALLNELGAGSLADIPTATLEAVLGYHVVAGANVRSGDLSDDMMVETLQGGEFTVNLGDNVVITDERGRTSIVIAADVQATNGVIHALDTVLLPAE, encoded by the coding sequence ATGAAAACTATTAAATTTACAAAACTTGCTGTACTGGCATTTTTGGCTTTTGGTCTCTTCTCCTGCAGTGACGATGATGATGGAGGGGATGTGATTACGCCAACAAATACCATTGCAGATTTTGTGGCCGAAAATGATGATTATTCTTCCTTAGCCGCTGCATTAGAGGTAACTGGGTTGGATGTTACGTTAGACGGCTCTGCCAATTACACGGTTTTTGCACCAAACAATGCCGCATTTAATTCCTTTTTATCTACTAACGGATTCAGTAGTCTGGAGGAGGTTCCTGTAGATATTTTAACCGAAATCTTATTAAACCACGTTCAGGAAGGGGAAATTACTTCTGGCGCTCTGTCTACCGGCTATATTGAAAGTATGGCGACAGGAATGGCTTCAGATTCACCTTTAAGCCTTTACATTAATACTGCTGACGGGGTGAGGATTAACGGAGTTTCTTCTGTTACTACTGCTGATGTTCAAGTAGACAACGGAGTGATTCACGCTGTAGATGCAGTTATTGGATTACCTGATGTAACTACTTTTGCTACTGCCGATCCTAATTTTGATATTCTTGTACAGGCATTAACCAGGGAAGAATCTTTTAATTTTGTAGAAACATTAATGGCAACAGAAGATCCTGCACCATTTACCGTTTTTGCACCTACAAATGATGCTTTCGTTGCATTGTTAAATGAGCTTGGAGCTGGTTCACTTGCAGATATCCCAACTGCAACTTTAGAAGCTGTTTTAGGATACCACGTTGTTGCTGGAGCTAATGTAAGATCTGGAGATCTATCTGATGATATGATGGTAGAAACTTTACAGGGTGGTGAATTTACCGTAAACCTTGGAGATAATGTAGTAATTACCGATGAAAGAGGTAGAACTTCTATAGTTATCGCAGCCGATGTTCAAGCCACCAATGGTGTAATTCATGCGCTTGATACTGTTCTGCTTCCTGCTGAATAA
- a CDS encoding lipocalin-like domain-containing protein, which yields MKKLFLMLFSIAFLASCSEDDDANANGDDPILGTWYVVELENDFSDDELNQCNLNSNITFNADNTANSKVHEEVEGECMAETSTAEWERNSNGQYTFDLPFLGRQTGDVEFSGNSRFIFSVPSLPGVSLTFEK from the coding sequence ATGAAGAAACTTTTTTTAATGCTGTTTAGTATTGCCTTCCTGGCATCTTGCAGTGAAGATGATGATGCTAATGCGAATGGTGATGATCCTATTCTTGGCACCTGGTATGTAGTTGAATTGGAAAATGACTTTTCTGATGATGAATTAAATCAATGTAATCTTAATTCCAATATTACCTTCAATGCCGACAATACTGCTAATTCTAAAGTTCATGAGGAGGTTGAAGGAGAATGTATGGCAGAAACTAGCACCGCTGAGTGGGAAAGAAATAGTAACGGCCAGTATACCTTCGATTTACCATTCCTTGGAAGACAAACGGGAGATGTTGAATTTTCAGGAAATAGTCGCTTTATATTTTCAGTGCCCTCATTGCCTGGGGTGAGCCTAACCTTCGAAAAATAA
- the mnmA gene encoding tRNA 2-thiouridine(34) synthase MnmA — translation MKKKVVVGLSGGVDSSVSAYILQQQGYEVIGLFMKNWHDDSVTISDECPWLDDSNDAMMVADKLGIPFQTVDLSEQYKERIVDYMFNEYERGRTPNPDVLCNREIKFDVFMKIALSLGADYVATGHYCRKGEIEKDGKTIYQLLSGKDNNKDQSYFLCQLTQEQLSKTLFPIGELQKSEVRKIAAEQKLVTADKKDSQGLCFIGKVRLPDFLQQKLKSKEGKIIEIEAEKNIYNTETPEFSNKKEELEFLSRKFEYATEDGKVVGKHQGAHYFTIGQRKGLAVGGTPEPLFVIDTDVNENVIYTGQGKNHPGIYRKALFIEKDEVHWVRKDLAISADETLKVKARIRYRQTLQDATLHQTENGMYVVFEEAQASIAEGQFVAWYEGEELLGSGVIS, via the coding sequence ATGAAAAAGAAAGTAGTCGTAGGTTTATCAGGCGGAGTAGATTCCAGCGTTTCAGCATATATTTTGCAACAGCAGGGTTATGAGGTAATCGGGCTCTTTATGAAAAACTGGCACGACGATTCTGTAACTATTTCAGACGAATGCCCGTGGCTGGACGATAGCAACGATGCAATGATGGTAGCCGATAAACTGGGTATTCCTTTTCAAACCGTAGATCTTAGCGAACAATACAAAGAACGTATCGTTGATTATATGTTCAACGAATACGAACGCGGCCGTACGCCAAATCCTGATGTTTTGTGCAACCGTGAAATAAAATTTGATGTTTTTATGAAAATCGCTCTTTCCCTGGGCGCTGATTATGTGGCTACCGGTCACTATTGCCGAAAAGGAGAAATTGAAAAAGATGGTAAAACTATTTATCAATTACTTTCCGGGAAAGATAATAATAAAGATCAGTCGTATTTCCTTTGCCAACTCACGCAGGAACAACTTTCTAAAACGCTTTTTCCTATTGGAGAATTACAAAAATCTGAAGTGAGAAAAATCGCTGCAGAACAAAAACTGGTTACTGCAGATAAAAAAGATTCGCAGGGTTTATGCTTCATCGGAAAAGTGCGTTTACCAGATTTCCTTCAGCAGAAATTAAAGTCTAAAGAAGGGAAAATCATAGAAATTGAAGCCGAAAAAAATATTTATAATACTGAAACTCCCGAATTCAGCAACAAAAAAGAAGAACTTGAATTTCTTTCCAGAAAATTCGAATATGCCACCGAAGATGGAAAAGTAGTGGGAAAACACCAGGGCGCGCACTATTTTACTATAGGTCAGCGTAAAGGCCTTGCCGTTGGTGGAACCCCAGAACCACTTTTTGTGATAGATACCGATGTGAATGAAAATGTAATCTATACCGGCCAGGGAAAAAACCATCCCGGAATTTACAGAAAAGCCCTTTTTATCGAAAAAGACGAAGTGCACTGGGTTAGAAAAGACCTGGCGATAAGTGCCGATGAAACATTGAAAGTAAAAGCCAGAATCCGTTACCGTCAAACACTTCAGGATGCAACTCTACACCAAACCGAAAATGGAATGTATGTGGTCTTTGAAGAAGCACAGGCTTCCATAGCTGAAGGCCAGTTTGTAGCCTGGTATGAGGGCGAAGAATTATTAGGTTCAGGGGTTATTTCTTAA
- a CDS encoding NAD(P)H-dependent flavin oxidoreductase, translating to MPNNKITQLFNIQYPIIQAGMVWASGWKLASAVSNAGGLGIIGAGSMYPEILKEHIEKCKKATDKPFAVNVPLLYPDIDKIMEIIIQEKVDIVFTSAGNPKTWTKHLQKHGIKVVHVVSGVKFALKSQEAGVDAVVAEGFEAGGHNGRDETTTFTLIPMVREKIDIPLIAAGGIATGRGMLAAMVLGADAVQVGSRFVATPEASSHKNFKEMVVKAQEGDTKLTLKELAPVRLLKNKFFEDVQKLYAENPSKEQLIELLGRARAKKGMFEGDLEEGELEIGQISGLIHEIKPAAEIVKEMMEEFETAKKEVSAF from the coding sequence ATGCCCAACAATAAAATCACGCAGCTTTTTAATATTCAATATCCAATTATCCAGGCCGGAATGGTTTGGGCAAGCGGCTGGAAACTTGCCAGTGCCGTTAGTAATGCCGGCGGACTCGGGATTATTGGTGCAGGATCTATGTATCCAGAAATTCTTAAGGAACATATTGAAAAATGTAAAAAAGCTACCGATAAGCCCTTTGCGGTAAACGTGCCACTCCTCTACCCTGATATCGATAAGATTATGGAGATTATTATCCAGGAAAAAGTGGACATTGTTTTTACTTCTGCCGGAAATCCTAAAACCTGGACTAAACATTTACAAAAGCACGGTATTAAAGTGGTACACGTAGTTAGCGGAGTGAAATTCGCTTTGAAATCTCAGGAAGCCGGTGTAGACGCTGTTGTAGCTGAAGGCTTTGAAGCAGGTGGCCATAACGGCCGGGATGAAACTACCACCTTCACTTTAATCCCAATGGTGAGGGAAAAAATCGATATTCCCTTAATTGCTGCAGGCGGAATTGCCACAGGCCGCGGAATGCTAGCCGCAATGGTTCTTGGCGCCGATGCCGTACAGGTTGGTAGCCGATTTGTAGCTACTCCTGAAGCTTCTTCGCATAAGAATTTTAAAGAGATGGTGGTAAAAGCCCAGGAAGGTGATACTAAACTCACCCTTAAAGAGCTCGCTCCTGTTAGACTTCTGAAAAATAAATTCTTTGAAGACGTTCAGAAATTGTATGCTGAAAATCCTTCAAAAGAACAGCTTATTGAACTTTTGGGCCGTGCACGAGCTAAAAAAGGAATGTTTGAAGGCGATCTGGAAGAAGGAGAACTTGAAATTGGCCAAATTTCAGGATTAATTCATGAAATAAAACCCGCTGCAGAGATTGTAAAAGAAATGATGGAGGAATTTGAAACTGCGAAGAAAGAAGTTTCAGCTTTTTAG
- a CDS encoding DUF922 domain-containing protein codes for MKISFFLLIFVFSVQGLAQEDEKLSWAEDRILSWEDFKASPKKHLPYKANTNSGISFSWNSRESSNGLELNYEVGSNFYPNRSWVKEIQEVDYLLAHEQLHFDITELHARKLRKALENFEPGTKMKKELDAIYSEIEKQRRQMQAQFDKETSHSMDKEAEFKWRFLVKEELDKLSEYSS; via the coding sequence ATGAAAATTTCGTTTTTCCTGCTAATATTTGTTTTTAGCGTTCAGGGTTTGGCGCAGGAAGATGAAAAATTAAGCTGGGCTGAAGACAGAATTTTAAGCTGGGAGGATTTTAAAGCAAGTCCTAAAAAGCATCTTCCTTATAAAGCGAATACCAATTCGGGAATATCCTTCTCCTGGAATTCCAGGGAAAGCAGCAACGGCTTAGAGTTGAATTACGAAGTTGGGAGTAACTTTTATCCCAATAGGTCCTGGGTAAAGGAAATTCAGGAAGTCGATTATTTACTGGCGCACGAACAACTGCATTTTGATATCACCGAATTGCACGCCCGGAAACTTAGAAAAGCGCTGGAAAACTTCGAGCCTGGCACAAAGATGAAAAAAGAACTGGATGCTATTTATTCTGAAATTGAGAAACAGCGCCGCCAGATGCAAGCACAATTTGATAAGGAGACGAGTCACAGTATGGACAAAGAAGCCGAGTTTAAGTGGCGATTTTTAGTAAAAGAAGAGCTGGATAAGCTAAGCGAATATTCCAGCTAA